Below is a genomic region from uncultured Fusobacterium sp..
ATTTTATTTTTGTCCTCATCATCCAGAAAAAGGAATAGGAAAGTATAAAGTTGAATGTAATTGTAGAAAGCCAAATACTGGTATGTTGGATCAAGCTGTAGAAGAGTTTAATATTGATAGAAAATCTTCTTTTATGATAGGAGATAATATAAGTGATATAGAAGCTGGAATTAGAGCAGGAATGACTTCAATATTAGTAACTACAGGACATGGAAAGGAACATATAGAAAAAATAAAAGAAATGGGAATAAAGTTCTTTGATTCAATCTATGATTTTGCAATAGATTTAAAAAATAAAAAAGAACATTGTATTCTATCTAGATAAATGATACAATAAAATGTTAGTCATTATTGAAAGAAAGGCAAGTTATTTGAAAGATAATT
It encodes:
- the gmhB gene encoding D-glycero-beta-D-manno-heptose 1,7-bisphosphate 7-phosphatase encodes the protein MRKAIFLDRDGTINVEKDYLHKIEDFEFEKNVIEGLKILAELGYIFVVVTNQSGIARGYYSEEDLIILNNHIKDILNKEGIKIEKFYFCPHHPEKGIGKYKVECNCRKPNTGMLDQAVEEFNIDRKSSFMIGDNISDIEAGIRAGMTSILVTTGHGKEHIEKIKEMGIKFFDSIYDFAIDLKNKKEHCILSR